A stretch of the Tachyglossus aculeatus isolate mTacAcu1 chromosome 6, mTacAcu1.pri, whole genome shotgun sequence genome encodes the following:
- the LOC119930039 gene encoding BTB/POZ domain-containing protein KCTD12-like, translated as MALADNASCAKSNEDFGAFPEIIELNVGGQVYITRYPTLVSIPGSLLWEMFSQKNSCALARDSKGRFFVDRDGFLFRYVLDYMRDQQLVLPDHFPERSRLQREAEYFKLPELAKLLAPKVTKQNSIGDDPCQSDSEELSPNVDTARSLSATSPAPAGGPGGSPAILGGSGGSSDLRRAGFITIGYRGSYTLGRDSQTDAKFRRVARIMVCGKTSLAKEVFGDTLNESRDPDRPPERYTSRYYLKFTFLEQAFDKLADAGFHMVACNSTGTCAFAHDQTDDKIWTSYTEYVFYRE; from the coding sequence ATGGCCCTGGCGGATAACGCGAGCTGTGCCAAGTCGAACGAGGACTTCGGCGCCTTCCCCGAGATCATCGAACTCAACGTGGGGGGCCAAGTGTACATCACCCGCTACCCGACCCTGGTCAGCATCCCCGGCTCGCTGCTCTGGGAAATGTTCAGCCAAAAGAACTCTTGCGCCCTGGCCCGGGACAGCAAAGGGAGATTCTTCGTGGACAGGGACGGTTTCCTGTTCCGCTACGTCCTGGACTACATGAGGGACCAACAGCTGGTGCTCCCCGACCACTTCCCCGAGAGGAGCCGGCTGCAGAGGGAGGCCGAATACTTCAAGCTACCAGAGCTAGCCAAGCTGCTGgcccccaaagtcaccaagcagaACTCCATCGGGGATGACCCGTGCCAAAGCGACTCGGAGGAGCTGTCCCCCAACGTGGACACCGCCCGTAGCCTCTCGGCCACTAGCCCTGCCCCAGCCGGCGGTCCAGGGGGCTCCCCGGCCATCCTGGGGGGCAGCGGTGGCAGCTCTGACCTCCGGCGGGCCGGCTTCATCACCATCGGCTACCGGGGCTCCTACACCCTGGGCCGGGACAGCCAAACCGACGCCAAGTTCCGGCGCGTGGCCCGGATTATGGTGTGCGGCAAGACTTCGCTGGCCAAAGAAGTGTTCGGGGACACCCTCAACGAGAGCAGGGACCCCGACCGGCCCCCCGAGCGCTACACGTCCCGTTACTACCTCAAATTCACCTTCCTGGAGCAAGCCTTTGACAAACTGGCCGATGCCGGCTTCCACATGGTGGCGTGCAACTCCACCGGCACCTGTGCGTTCGCCCACGACCAGACGGATGACAAGATCTGGACCTCTTACACCGAATATGTTTTCTACCGTGAgtga